One segment of Haloplanus natans DSM 17983 DNA contains the following:
- a CDS encoding DUF2150 family protein — MTDVEDTFYTEDRWQNWIGRVAEEELDPENEDSARLLLNLQDDAAIAVAKIINAYEDGRLDEEAAVEELAGVRDIVLDDVDLDDEEKRMLVDGVQTSLVCVFYAAEEYIAAGPTEDGTIEEYVHAAADAEANEDLDAALGYLVQAGTRIVDGDELDIALVEDLEYGLVSEWVNGLDSLQSAMSDPEVVEEDED, encoded by the coding sequence ATGACCGACGTGGAGGACACGTTCTACACGGAAGACCGCTGGCAGAACTGGATCGGGCGGGTAGCCGAGGAGGAACTGGACCCCGAAAACGAGGATTCGGCGCGTCTCCTGCTCAACCTGCAGGACGACGCCGCCATCGCCGTCGCGAAGATCATCAACGCCTACGAGGACGGCCGCCTCGACGAGGAGGCCGCCGTCGAGGAACTGGCCGGCGTCCGGGATATCGTCCTCGACGACGTGGATCTGGACGACGAGGAGAAACGGATGCTGGTCGACGGCGTCCAGACCAGTCTGGTCTGTGTCTTCTACGCCGCCGAGGAGTACATCGCCGCCGGCCCCACCGAGGACGGGACCATCGAGGAGTACGTCCACGCCGCGGCCGACGCCGAGGCCAACGAGGACTTAGACGCCGCGCTGGGCTATCTCGTCCAGGCGGGCACGCGTATCGTCGACGGCGACGAACTCGACATCGCCTTGGTCGAGGACCTGGAGTACGGCCTGGTGTCGGAGTGGGTCAACGGGCTCGATAGTCTCCAGAGCGCGATGAGCGATCCGGAAGTGGTCGAAGAGGACGAGGATTAG
- a CDS encoding TatD family hydrolase: protein MTSDLDAPVLDDHLHLDPDAGRGLDAVRDFRRLGGTHLLVVNKPSWHLGVEADTGDDFRAVFDRTLDVVADADDLLPGRAWPVLGVHPGLVSRLVDERGFAPEDARDLMQAGLDTAAEYVRDGRALALKTGRPHYDTTDAVWDASNAVLKYGLALGAAADCAVQLHTEASEDLTDIADWAEARGLPAHRVVKHYAGPTLAGPTPSVMCRKEWLREAAESGVPFLMETDFVDDPDRPGAVMGPKTVPRRVRLLLDEGYDDAVRRAHVETPARVYDIDTEATLTARDGALGDA, encoded by the coding sequence GTGACTAGCGACCTCGACGCGCCCGTCCTCGACGACCACCTCCACCTCGACCCGGACGCCGGCCGCGGGCTCGACGCCGTACGCGACTTCCGCCGCCTCGGCGGGACGCATCTCCTCGTCGTCAACAAACCCTCGTGGCACCTCGGGGTCGAAGCCGACACCGGCGACGATTTCCGGGCCGTCTTCGACCGCACCCTCGACGTCGTCGCCGACGCGGACGACCTGCTCCCCGGCCGGGCGTGGCCCGTCCTCGGCGTCCACCCCGGCCTCGTCTCCAGGCTCGTCGACGAACGGGGGTTCGCGCCCGAGGACGCCCGGGACCTGATGCAGGCCGGTCTCGATACCGCCGCCGAGTACGTCCGCGACGGGCGCGCGCTCGCGCTCAAGACCGGGCGGCCCCACTACGACACGACCGACGCGGTGTGGGACGCCTCGAACGCGGTCCTGAAATACGGGTTGGCGCTGGGCGCGGCGGCCGACTGCGCGGTCCAACTCCACACCGAGGCCAGCGAGGACCTCACCGATATCGCCGACTGGGCCGAGGCGCGCGGGCTCCCGGCCCACCGGGTCGTCAAACATTACGCGGGACCGACGCTCGCCGGCCCGACACCGAGTGTCATGTGTCGAAAGGAGTGGCTCCGCGAGGCCGCCGAGAGCGGGGTGCCGTTCCTGATGGAGACGGATTTCGTAGACGACCCCGACCGGCCGGGGGCGGTGATGGGGCCCAAGACCGTGCCCCGACGCGTTCGACTGTTGCTCGACGAGGGCTACGACGACGCCGTTCGGCGGGCGCACGTCGAGACGCCCGCGCGGGTGTACGACATCGACACCGAGGCGACGCTTACCGCCCGAGACGGGGCGCTCGGGGACGCATAG